A window from Citrus sinensis cultivar Valencia sweet orange chromosome 5, DVS_A1.0, whole genome shotgun sequence encodes these proteins:
- the LOC102612546 gene encoding syntaxin-43 isoform X2, with the protein MATRNRTLIYKRYRDALKTVRVPTSTSPLQSSGKSSGGGPVIELVNSSLLNPNRNYAPLSTEDPGNSRGAVTVGLPPAWVDVSEEIATNVQRARTKMAELARAHAKALMPSFGDGKEDQHAIESLTQEITNILKRSEKRLQQLSAAGPSEDSNVRKNVQRSLATDLQNLSMELRKKQSTYLKRLRQQKEGQDGVDLEMNLNGGRSRMEDDDLDDMVFNEHQMAKLKKSEAFTVEREREIQQVVESVNELAQIMKDLSVLVIDQGTIVDRIDYNIQNVATTVDEGLKQLQKAERTQKKGGMVMCATVLVIMCFVMLVLLILKEIIF; encoded by the exons ATGGCGACGAGAAATCGGACCTTGATATATAAAAGGTATAGAGATGCCTTGAAGACGGTTCGGGTTCCGACGAGCACGTCGCCGCTGCAATCTTCGGGGAAAAGTTCCGGCGGCGGACCGGTGATCGAGCTCGTCAACTCCTCGCTGTTGAATCCAAATCGAAATTATGCTCCTCTTAGTACCGAGGATCCCGGCAATTCAAG GGGTGCAGTTACAGTGGGTCTTCCACCAGCTTGGGTGGATGTGTCTGAAGAAATAGCAACCAATGTGCAACGTGCTCGGACGAAAATGGCCGAGTTAGCCAGGGCTCATGCAAAGGCTTTAATGCCATCATTTGGAGATGGTAAAGAAGATCAACATGCTATTGAATCTCTTACCCAAGAAATAACAAACATTTTGAAGAGATCAGAGAAGAGATTGCAACAACTTTCTGCAGCTGGGCCTTCTGAAGATTCAAATGTCAGAAAAAATGTGCAG cGGTCCCTTGCCACTGACCTACAGAACCTGTCTATGGAGCTTCGTAAAAAACAGTCAACTTACTTGAAACGCCTCAGGCAGCAGAAAGAG GGTCAAGATGGAGTTGATCTGGAGATGAATCTAAATGGAGGTAGATCTAGAATGGAAGATGATGATTTGGATGACATG GTGTTCAATGAGCATCAGATGGCGAAGCTGAAAAAGAGTGAGGCATTTACagtagaaagagaaagagagattcaaCAG GTTGTGGAATCAGTAAATGAGCTTGCGCAAATTATGAAGGATCTCTCAGTACTTGTAATAGACCAG GGCACTATTGTTGATCGTATAGATTACAACATTCAAAATGTAGCGACAACAGTTGATGAAGGCCTCAAACAACTGCAGAAG GCGGAGAGAACACAAAAGAAAGGGGGGATGGTAATGTGTGCTACAGTACTTGTTATTATGTGCTTTGTCATGTTAGTCCTCCTAATCCTGAAGGAGATAATCTTTTGA
- the LOC102612546 gene encoding syntaxin-43 isoform X1, with the protein MATRNRTLIYKRYRDALKTVRVPTSTSPLQSSGKSSGGGPVIELVNSSLLNPNRNYAPLSTEDPGNSSRGAVTVGLPPAWVDVSEEIATNVQRARTKMAELARAHAKALMPSFGDGKEDQHAIESLTQEITNILKRSEKRLQQLSAAGPSEDSNVRKNVQRSLATDLQNLSMELRKKQSTYLKRLRQQKEGQDGVDLEMNLNGGRSRMEDDDLDDMVFNEHQMAKLKKSEAFTVEREREIQQVVESVNELAQIMKDLSVLVIDQGTIVDRIDYNIQNVATTVDEGLKQLQKAERTQKKGGMVMCATVLVIMCFVMLVLLILKEIIF; encoded by the exons ATGGCGACGAGAAATCGGACCTTGATATATAAAAGGTATAGAGATGCCTTGAAGACGGTTCGGGTTCCGACGAGCACGTCGCCGCTGCAATCTTCGGGGAAAAGTTCCGGCGGCGGACCGGTGATCGAGCTCGTCAACTCCTCGCTGTTGAATCCAAATCGAAATTATGCTCCTCTTAGTACCGAGGATCCCGGCAATTCAAG TAGGGGTGCAGTTACAGTGGGTCTTCCACCAGCTTGGGTGGATGTGTCTGAAGAAATAGCAACCAATGTGCAACGTGCTCGGACGAAAATGGCCGAGTTAGCCAGGGCTCATGCAAAGGCTTTAATGCCATCATTTGGAGATGGTAAAGAAGATCAACATGCTATTGAATCTCTTACCCAAGAAATAACAAACATTTTGAAGAGATCAGAGAAGAGATTGCAACAACTTTCTGCAGCTGGGCCTTCTGAAGATTCAAATGTCAGAAAAAATGTGCAG cGGTCCCTTGCCACTGACCTACAGAACCTGTCTATGGAGCTTCGTAAAAAACAGTCAACTTACTTGAAACGCCTCAGGCAGCAGAAAGAG GGTCAAGATGGAGTTGATCTGGAGATGAATCTAAATGGAGGTAGATCTAGAATGGAAGATGATGATTTGGATGACATG GTGTTCAATGAGCATCAGATGGCGAAGCTGAAAAAGAGTGAGGCATTTACagtagaaagagaaagagagattcaaCAG GTTGTGGAATCAGTAAATGAGCTTGCGCAAATTATGAAGGATCTCTCAGTACTTGTAATAGACCAG GGCACTATTGTTGATCGTATAGATTACAACATTCAAAATGTAGCGACAACAGTTGATGAAGGCCTCAAACAACTGCAGAAG GCGGAGAGAACACAAAAGAAAGGGGGGATGGTAATGTGTGCTACAGTACTTGTTATTATGTGCTTTGTCATGTTAGTCCTCCTAATCCTGAAGGAGATAATCTTTTGA